From the Pseudomonas putida genome, one window contains:
- the maiA gene encoding maleylacetoacetate isomerase, whose product MELYTYYRSTSSYRVRIALALKGLEYQALPVNLLKGDQRGDAYVAVNPQGRVPALRTDDGELLVQSPAIIEYLEEVHPQPALLPAGAALRAKVRGVAAIIGCDVHPLHNVSVLNQLRQLGHDEAQVNQWIAHWIGQGLAAVEQLIGDHGYCFGDEPGLADVYLIPQLYAAERFNIDLSGYPRIARVAALAKGHPAFAKAHPSSQADTPAQ is encoded by the coding sequence ATGGAGCTGTATACCTATTACCGTTCCACCTCTTCCTATCGGGTGCGCATTGCCCTGGCGCTGAAGGGCCTGGAGTACCAGGCCCTGCCGGTCAACCTGCTCAAGGGCGACCAGCGCGGTGATGCCTACGTCGCGGTCAACCCGCAAGGCCGGGTGCCGGCCTTGCGCACCGACGACGGTGAATTGCTGGTGCAGTCGCCAGCGATCATCGAGTACCTGGAGGAGGTTCATCCACAGCCTGCGCTGCTGCCGGCTGGCGCTGCACTGCGTGCCAAGGTGCGTGGCGTGGCGGCGATCATCGGTTGCGATGTGCACCCGCTGCACAATGTCAGTGTGCTCAACCAGTTGCGCCAGCTGGGCCATGACGAGGCGCAGGTCAATCAGTGGATCGCCCACTGGATTGGTCAGGGGCTGGCCGCCGTGGAGCAGTTGATTGGCGATCACGGTTATTGCTTTGGCGATGAGCCGGGGCTGGCGGATGTCTACCTGATTCCGCAGTTGTATGCGGCCGAGCGCTTCAATATCGACCTCAGCGGCTACCCACGCATCGCCCGGGTCGCCGCACTGGCCAAGGGGCATCCGGCGTTCGCCAAGGCGCATCCGTCCTCCCAGGCGGACACACCGGCTCAGTGA
- a CDS encoding HPF/RaiA family ribosome-associated protein — protein sequence MQIQVNSSNHIEGNIRLNEWVRSTLEATLERYDDDLTRIEVHLRDENGAKPGPHDKRCQLEARPKGHQPISVTHTAASLDQAVDGAASKLNNALEHFYGKLRSKRGALELSDPEA from the coding sequence ATGCAAATCCAGGTCAACAGCAGCAACCATATCGAAGGCAACATCCGTCTCAACGAGTGGGTCCGCAGCACGCTGGAAGCCACCCTCGAACGCTATGACGACGACCTCACCCGCATCGAGGTGCATCTGCGTGACGAGAACGGCGCCAAGCCCGGCCCGCATGACAAACGCTGCCAGTTGGAGGCTCGCCCGAAAGGCCATCAGCCGATTTCCGTGACCCACACCGCCGCTTCACTGGACCAGGCGGTCGACGGTGCCGCCAGCAAGCTGAACAATGCGCTGGAGCACTTCTACGGCAAGCTGCGCAGCAAGCGCGGTGCACTGGAACTGAGTGACCCAGAGGCCTGA
- a CDS encoding Leu/Phe/Val dehydrogenase has product MFALMQSTRTQSLHLFIDPPTGLKAVVAIHSEKLGPAVGGCRYLPYADDESAMTDAIRLAQGMSYKAALAGLSLGGGKAVIMRNPHVENRAALFEAFGRFIDTLQGRFIIAVDSGTSTLDMDCIAQSTPHVTSTTASGDPSPHAAMGVFAGIRATSQARLGSSNLEGLRVAVQGLGNVGYALAEQLHAAGAELLVSDLDPGRVRLAVEQFNAHPVTNDALISTPCDIFAPCGVGPVLNGQTVMQLRCAAVAGAANNQLTTLQVADQLESRGILYAPDYVINAGGLIYVALKHRGGDLSTITAHLARIPTRLTEVFGHAQAEKRSPARVAQMLAERLLYG; this is encoded by the coding sequence ATGTTCGCGCTGATGCAAAGCACCCGTACCCAGTCGCTGCACCTGTTCATTGACCCACCCACCGGCCTCAAAGCCGTCGTGGCGATTCACAGCGAGAAGTTGGGCCCGGCGGTAGGCGGTTGTCGCTACCTGCCCTATGCCGATGACGAGAGCGCCATGACCGACGCCATTCGCCTGGCCCAGGGCATGAGCTACAAGGCGGCGCTGGCGGGGTTGTCTTTGGGGGGCGGCAAGGCGGTGATCATGCGTAACCCGCATGTGGAAAACCGCGCGGCACTGTTCGAGGCATTCGGCCGCTTCATCGATACCCTGCAAGGGCGTTTCATCATTGCCGTGGACAGCGGTACCTCGACCCTGGACATGGACTGCATTGCCCAGAGCACACCGCATGTCACCAGCACCACGGCCTCCGGTGACCCGTCACCGCATGCCGCCATGGGCGTGTTCGCCGGCATCCGCGCCACCTCGCAGGCACGCCTGGGCAGCAGCAACCTCGAAGGCCTGCGCGTGGCCGTGCAGGGGTTGGGCAATGTTGGTTATGCCCTGGCCGAGCAGCTGCACGCGGCGGGCGCAGAGTTGCTGGTCAGCGACCTTGACCCAGGTCGGGTACGCCTGGCGGTGGAGCAGTTCAATGCTCACCCGGTGACCAATGACGCCTTGATCAGCACCCCCTGCGATATTTTCGCGCCTTGTGGCGTAGGGCCGGTGCTCAATGGCCAGACGGTGATGCAGTTGCGTTGCGCGGCGGTGGCGGGGGCGGCGAACAATCAGCTGACTACGCTGCAGGTGGCTGACCAGTTGGAGTCACGCGGCATCCTGTATGCCCCCGACTATGTGATCAATGCCGGTGGCCTGATCTACGTGGCGCTGAAGCATCGGGGTGGCGACCTGAGTACCATCACCGCGCACCTGGCGCGGATACCAACGCGGCTGACTGAGGTGTTCGGCCATGCCCAAGCGGAAAAGCGCTCACCGGCCCGGGTGGCGCAGATGCTGGCCGAGCGTTTGCTTTATGGTTGA
- a CDS encoding YebG family protein, with protein MAVEILYRSTRDLETTFLDRKLADAHDQMLELAEVLTQVLVKHVPGLDENLAEEASIFMAKNRTVFAAAFKNNAAALADLDAAEKGSE; from the coding sequence ATGGCTGTTGAGATTCTTTACCGCAGCACGCGCGATTTGGAGACCACGTTCTTGGACCGCAAACTCGCAGACGCCCACGACCAGATGCTGGAACTGGCCGAGGTGCTTACCCAGGTTCTGGTGAAGCATGTACCGGGGCTGGATGAAAACCTTGCCGAAGAGGCAAGCATCTTCATGGCCAAGAACAGAACGGTGTTTGCAGCGGCGTTCAAGAACAATGCGGCGGCTTTGGCTGATCTGGATGCAGCGGAAAAAGGCAGCGAGTAA
- a CDS encoding DUF3509 domain-containing protein — MNNPFEQISTAFAPEYRVNLSIERLDGSIMLTLSDDAGVVAKRLISQAQRNDPVRLQRIIDSIRLGLAIELGQNPLQVLAALTRDSRHAPRHLAAVGVAN, encoded by the coding sequence ATGAACAATCCCTTTGAACAGATCAGCACCGCCTTCGCCCCCGAGTACCGGGTCAACCTGAGTATCGAACGGCTGGACGGCAGCATCATGCTGACCCTTTCCGACGACGCCGGTGTGGTCGCCAAGCGCCTGATCAGCCAGGCCCAGCGCAATGACCCGGTGCGCCTGCAGCGAATCATCGACAGCATCCGCCTGGGCCTGGCCATCGAACTGGGGCAGAACCCGTTGCAGGTCCTCGCCGCCCTGACCCGCGACAGCCGCCACGCGCCACGTCACCTCGCAGCCGTCGGCGTGGCCAACTGA
- a CDS encoding FecR domain-containing protein → MNSSFSAQVAEQAVHWLIESQGDDFDHSQQQALQRWLLSNDEHQRAWAHIQQVNQRLRGVASPVVHATLQAPHSPARRRALKALLLFGVASATGLGLHSHNPLPGLMADYRSPLGQRRRMQLDDGSLLQLNTRSAADVHFDSQQRLVRLLEGELALDVASDTRPLLLRTDQGAMRLDSGRFNVREFDGFSLVSVLCGKASFAGHALLAGQRARFTAHGWQAIAPVDRNSSAWVDGMLVASQMRLVDFLAELGRYRQGQLGCSETVANLRVSGSYPLDDSEQILHMLEVALPVRVRRFTRYWVTVEPRLG, encoded by the coding sequence GTGAACAGCTCTTTTTCTGCGCAGGTGGCCGAACAGGCCGTGCACTGGTTGATCGAGTCCCAGGGCGACGACTTCGACCACAGTCAGCAACAGGCCCTGCAGCGTTGGCTGCTGTCCAATGACGAACATCAGCGCGCCTGGGCCCATATCCAGCAGGTCAACCAGCGCCTGCGCGGGGTCGCCTCGCCCGTGGTGCATGCCACCCTGCAGGCTCCGCACTCCCCTGCCCGCCGCCGTGCGCTCAAGGCACTGTTGCTGTTCGGCGTGGCCAGTGCTACCGGCCTGGGCCTGCATTCGCACAATCCGCTACCTGGCCTGATGGCCGATTACCGCAGCCCGCTCGGGCAACGGCGGCGGATGCAGCTGGACGATGGCAGCCTGCTGCAACTCAATACCCGCAGCGCCGCTGATGTGCACTTCGACAGCCAACAGCGCCTGGTGCGGCTGCTCGAGGGCGAACTGGCGCTGGACGTGGCCAGTGATACACGCCCCTTGCTGCTGCGTACCGATCAGGGCGCCATGCGCCTGGACAGCGGGCGCTTCAACGTGCGTGAGTTCGACGGCTTCAGCCTGGTCTCGGTGCTCTGCGGCAAGGCCAGCTTTGCCGGCCACGCGCTGCTCGCCGGGCAGCGCGCCCGCTTCACCGCGCACGGCTGGCAGGCCATCGCCCCCGTGGATCGCAACAGCAGCGCCTGGGTCGACGGCATGCTGGTGGCCTCGCAGATGCGCCTGGTGGACTTCCTCGCCGAACTTGGCCGCTATCGCCAAGGGCAGCTGGGCTGCAGCGAGACGGTAGCCAACCTGCGGGTTTCTGGCTCGTATCCGCTGGATGACAGCGAGCAGATCCTGCACATGCTGGAAGTGGCGCTGCCGGTGCGGGTGCGACGCTTCACCCGTTACTGGGTAACGGTCGAGCCTCGGCTCGGGTGA
- a CDS encoding phosphate-starvation-inducible protein PsiE yields the protein MDIKWAEKLRKGLHGSADALGNLCVEAFHYLALFGIGAITAYAAVVTFLDMLGKGGISVDDILLLFIYLELGAMVGIYFKTNHMPIRFLLYVAITALTRLLIGDVSHHKAPDEGLLYVCGGILLLAFSILVVRYASYRYPSTKVLDASGKEVEEGK from the coding sequence GTGGATATCAAATGGGCTGAAAAACTGCGCAAGGGCCTGCACGGCTCGGCCGACGCGCTGGGTAACCTGTGTGTGGAAGCGTTCCACTACCTGGCGCTGTTCGGCATCGGCGCGATTACCGCCTACGCGGCGGTGGTGACCTTCCTGGACATGCTCGGCAAGGGTGGGATCAGCGTCGATGACATCCTGTTGCTGTTCATCTACCTGGAGCTCGGGGCGATGGTCGGCATCTATTTCAAGACCAACCACATGCCGATCCGATTCCTGCTGTATGTGGCGATCACTGCGCTGACGCGCCTGCTGATTGGCGATGTGTCGCACCACAAGGCGCCGGACGAAGGGCTGCTGTACGTATGTGGCGGCATCCTGCTGCTGGCGTTCTCGATCCTGGTGGTGCGTTACGCCTCGTACCGCTACCCCTCGACCAAGGTGCTGGACGCCAGCGGCAAGGAAGTGGAGGAGGGCAAGTAG
- the fecA gene encoding TonB-dependent Fe(3+) dicitrate receptor FecA, whose translation MPLRPHPLAHALLLVTSLGLASPALQAAEARTYHISAGSLEEALNQFGRESGALISFGSQLTQGLASQGLDGQYEVAKGLDALLRGSGLQARQESDNAFSLQPVATSAPGAAVELGTSTVVGDWLGEAQQDNVFEHPGARDVVRREEFERSGASTAREVLNRIPGVNAPDNNGTGSHDLALNFGIRGLNPRLASRSTVLMDGIPVPFAPYGQPQLSLAPISMGNMDAVDVVRGGGAVRYGPQNVGGIVNFVTRAIPEEATFKAAMQNQISPSSSQDGLKNSANLLVGSTNENGLGGALLYSGVRGSDWREHSDTQIDDLILKGKLQLDDANSLHAMAQYYEGEAQMPGGLSTADFDDDPYQSTRLKDKFWGRRTLFNFGYDYKQDDRQFSVNSFFTKTLRSGYLDQGSFVSLSPREYWVRGIETRFSQGVALGDSWHELGIGYRYVNEAGHELRYREPTSADRLPTTASRNDRDTRGSTEAHAIYLDDRIDIGRWTITPGIRYEMIDSEQSNKINGQRYQGSYNTALPALNVMYHLTDQWNLYANTEGSFGSVQYSQMPNRVSSGEVKPEKARTWEVGTRYDNGDLQAEFGVFLINFDNQYESNQTNDSVIARGETRHQGIETSVRYALDGLSPALAGFDVHASYAFVDATIREDGPNKGNQVPFSSRHKGNLGVGYTEGPWQLNLDGSFQSSQYADNANTSAESADGSTGRIPGYMLVSTRAGYDFGPQLSNLKVAVGVKNLFNREYYTRSFDDNNKGKYVGEPRTLYVQTSVEF comes from the coding sequence ATGCCCTTGCGCCCTCACCCGCTCGCCCACGCCCTGCTGCTTGTCACCAGCCTCGGACTCGCCAGCCCAGCGCTGCAGGCTGCCGAAGCACGCACCTACCACATCTCCGCCGGCTCGCTGGAAGAGGCCTTGAATCAGTTCGGCCGCGAGAGCGGCGCGTTGATCTCGTTCGGCTCGCAACTGACCCAGGGCCTTGCCAGCCAAGGGCTGGATGGCCAGTACGAGGTCGCCAAAGGTCTCGATGCGCTGTTGCGTGGCAGTGGCCTGCAGGCTCGCCAGGAGTCTGACAACGCTTTCAGCCTGCAACCGGTTGCCACATCGGCCCCAGGTGCTGCGGTGGAGCTCGGCACCTCGACCGTGGTGGGCGACTGGCTGGGTGAAGCGCAGCAAGATAACGTCTTCGAGCACCCCGGTGCGCGAGACGTGGTGCGCCGCGAGGAATTCGAACGCAGCGGCGCCAGCACTGCGCGTGAAGTGCTCAACCGCATCCCCGGCGTGAACGCCCCGGACAACAACGGTACCGGCAGCCATGACCTGGCACTGAACTTCGGTATCCGCGGCCTCAACCCGCGCCTGGCTTCGCGTTCTACCGTGCTGATGGACGGTATTCCGGTACCGTTCGCGCCCTATGGCCAGCCCCAGCTTTCGCTGGCACCGATCAGCATGGGCAACATGGATGCGGTGGACGTGGTGCGCGGCGGCGGTGCCGTACGCTATGGCCCGCAGAACGTCGGCGGCATCGTCAATTTCGTCACCCGCGCCATCCCCGAAGAGGCGACCTTCAAGGCCGCCATGCAAAACCAGATCAGCCCTTCTTCGAGCCAGGATGGTTTGAAGAACAGCGCCAATCTGCTGGTCGGCAGCACCAATGAAAACGGCCTGGGCGGAGCCCTGCTGTATTCCGGTGTGCGCGGTAGCGACTGGCGTGAGCATAGCGACACACAAATCGACGACTTGATCCTCAAGGGCAAGCTGCAACTGGACGACGCCAACAGCTTGCATGCCATGGCTCAGTACTACGAGGGCGAAGCGCAGATGCCTGGCGGCCTGAGCACGGCCGATTTCGACGACGACCCGTATCAGTCGACACGCCTGAAGGACAAGTTCTGGGGACGTCGCACGCTGTTCAACTTTGGCTACGACTACAAGCAGGACGACCGGCAGTTCAGCGTCAACAGTTTCTTCACCAAGACCCTGCGCAGCGGCTACCTGGACCAGGGCAGCTTCGTTTCGTTGTCGCCACGTGAATACTGGGTACGGGGTATCGAGACCCGTTTCTCGCAAGGTGTCGCCCTGGGTGACAGCTGGCACGAACTGGGCATCGGCTACCGCTATGTCAACGAGGCCGGCCACGAGTTGCGCTATCGCGAACCGACCAGCGCCGACCGCCTGCCAACAACCGCCAGCCGCAACGACCGCGATACCCGTGGCAGCACCGAGGCCCATGCCATCTACCTGGACGACCGCATCGACATCGGCCGCTGGACCATCACACCGGGCATCCGCTACGAGATGATCGATTCCGAACAGAGCAACAAGATCAACGGTCAACGCTACCAGGGCAGCTACAACACCGCGCTGCCAGCACTGAACGTGATGTATCACCTGACCGACCAATGGAACCTGTACGCCAACACCGAAGGTTCATTCGGCAGCGTGCAATACAGCCAGATGCCCAACCGCGTCAGCAGCGGCGAAGTGAAACCGGAGAAGGCACGTACCTGGGAGGTCGGTACCCGCTACGACAACGGCGACCTGCAGGCCGAATTCGGTGTGTTCCTGATCAACTTCGACAACCAGTACGAAAGCAATCAGACCAATGACTCGGTGATCGCCCGTGGCGAGACCCGTCATCAGGGCATCGAGACCAGCGTGCGCTATGCGCTGGATGGCCTGAGCCCGGCACTGGCCGGTTTCGACGTGCACGCCAGTTATGCCTTCGTTGACGCGACCATCCGTGAAGATGGGCCGAACAAGGGCAATCAGGTGCCGTTCTCGTCGCGACACAAAGGCAACCTGGGCGTGGGTTACACCGAAGGGCCCTGGCAGCTGAACCTGGATGGCAGCTTCCAGAGCAGCCAGTATGCCGACAACGCCAATACCAGTGCCGAGAGCGCCGATGGCAGCACCGGGCGCATCCCTGGCTACATGCTGGTCAGCACCCGTGCTGGCTATGACTTCGGGCCGCAGCTGTCGAACCTGAAGGTGGCGGTGGGGGTGAAGAACCTGTTCAACCGCGAGTACTACACGCGGTCGTTCGATGACAACAACAAGGGCAAATACGTGGGTGAGCCGCGGACCTTGTATGTGCAGACGTCGGTGGAATTCTGA
- a CDS encoding DUF3649 domain-containing protein has protein sequence MKRSAAGLPLSYRLAVFSRSLAALLGGYLLASLASVCLALLLPLPQVDATLTGLMLSFVFYLLAFIWCFACRSAWRAWLGVLLPSLVLGLLGGFAYWMKNP, from the coding sequence ATGAAGCGCTCCGCCGCCGGACTTCCTCTCAGCTATCGCCTGGCCGTGTTTTCACGCAGCCTGGCGGCGTTGCTGGGCGGCTATCTGCTGGCGTCGCTGGCCAGTGTCTGTCTGGCCCTGTTGCTGCCATTGCCCCAGGTCGACGCCACGCTCACTGGCCTGATGCTCTCGTTCGTGTTCTACCTGCTGGCCTTCATCTGGTGCTTCGCCTGTCGCAGCGCCTGGCGTGCCTGGCTCGGCGTACTGCTGCCGAGCCTGGTACTGGGGCTGCTCGGCGGGTTCGCCTACTGGATGAAAAACCCATGA
- the fahA gene encoding fumarylacetoacetase — MNQTAIARSWVEHANGHSDFPLQNLPLGIFSRPGEALRCGVAIGDAILDLEAALAAGLFDGQAKTAVEATRGGALNGFFALGRDARVALRERLLVLLGEHSEHQAVLKAALYPASECQLHLPAKIGDYTDFYVGIQHATNVGKLFRPDNPLLPNYKYVPIGYHGRASTLCPSGTEVRRPKGQTLPAGHTEPSFGPCARLDYELELGIWIGQGNDMGQAIPIAEADQHLAGLCLLNDWSARDIQAWEYQPLGPFLSKSFITSISPWVVTAEALEPFRCAQPARPEGDPQPLPYLLDQRDQANGAFDIELEVLLLTERMREQGMPAHRLALSNTLNMYWTVAQLIAHHSVNGCQLQPGDLFGSGTLSGATPDAYGSLLETTVGGKQPVELASGEIRKFLEDGDEIILRARCKRDGVASIGFGECRGKIIAAN, encoded by the coding sequence ATGAACCAGACCGCCATTGCCCGTAGCTGGGTCGAGCACGCCAACGGGCACAGCGACTTCCCGCTGCAGAATCTGCCGCTGGGCATCTTCAGCCGCCCGGGTGAAGCACTGCGCTGTGGCGTCGCCATTGGCGATGCCATCCTTGACCTTGAAGCCGCACTGGCCGCGGGCCTGTTCGATGGTCAGGCCAAGACAGCGGTGGAAGCCACCCGCGGCGGTGCGCTGAACGGCTTCTTCGCGCTGGGGCGCGATGCCCGGGTGGCGCTGCGTGAGCGTCTGCTGGTGCTGTTGGGCGAACACAGCGAACATCAGGCTGTGCTCAAGGCTGCGCTGTATCCAGCCAGTGAGTGTCAGCTGCACCTGCCGGCCAAAATCGGCGACTACACCGACTTCTACGTCGGCATCCAGCACGCCACCAACGTCGGCAAGCTGTTCCGCCCCGACAACCCTCTGCTGCCCAACTACAAATACGTACCGATCGGCTACCACGGCCGCGCTTCGACCTTGTGCCCATCGGGTACCGAGGTCCGTCGCCCGAAAGGCCAGACCCTGCCGGCCGGCCACACCGAGCCGAGCTTCGGCCCCTGCGCGCGGCTGGACTACGAACTGGAGCTGGGCATCTGGATCGGCCAGGGCAACGACATGGGCCAGGCCATCCCGATTGCCGAGGCTGACCAGCACCTTGCCGGTCTGTGCCTGCTCAACGACTGGTCGGCGCGGGACATCCAGGCCTGGGAATACCAGCCACTGGGCCCGTTCCTGTCGAAGAGTTTCATCACCAGCATTTCGCCGTGGGTCGTCACCGCCGAAGCCCTGGAGCCCTTCCGCTGTGCCCAGCCGGCCCGCCCGGAAGGTGACCCACAGCCGCTGCCTTACCTGCTCGATCAGCGTGACCAGGCCAATGGTGCCTTCGATATCGAACTGGAAGTGCTGCTGCTTACCGAGCGCATGCGCGAGCAAGGCATGCCGGCTCACCGCCTGGCCTTGAGCAACACCTTGAACATGTACTGGACCGTGGCCCAGCTGATCGCCCACCACAGCGTCAACGGCTGCCAGCTGCAGCCTGGCGACCTGTTCGGTTCCGGCACCCTGTCCGGTGCCACGCCAGATGCCTACGGCAGCCTGCTGGAAACCACCGTGGGCGGCAAGCAGCCGGTGGAGCTGGCCAGCGGCGAAATCCGCAAGTTCCTCGAAGACGGTGACGAGATCATCCTGCGCGCCCGCTGCAAGCGTGATGGCGTGGCCAGCATCGGCTTCGGCGAATGCCGCGGCAAGATCATCGCAGCCAACTGA
- a CDS encoding sigma-70 family RNA polymerase sigma factor, translated as MSSALSSTVEGLYHAHHNWLTGWLRRRLGCPQSAADLAQDTYVRLLQAREAPQLVEPRAFLVTVAKRVLCNHFRRQELERAYLEALAQVPESVAPSEEQKAIIFETLLELDRLLDGLPPLVKRVFLLAQVDGLGQTEIARELGISLATVKRYLNKAALRCYFAL; from the coding sequence GTGTCCAGCGCCCTCTCATCCACGGTCGAAGGCCTCTACCACGCCCATCACAACTGGCTGACCGGCTGGCTGCGCCGGCGCCTGGGCTGCCCGCAAAGCGCCGCCGACCTGGCTCAGGACACCTACGTGCGCCTGCTGCAGGCGCGCGAAGCCCCGCAACTGGTCGAGCCAAGGGCGTTTCTCGTCACCGTGGCCAAGCGCGTGCTGTGCAACCACTTCCGCCGCCAGGAGCTCGAGCGTGCCTACCTCGAAGCGCTGGCCCAGGTCCCGGAAAGCGTCGCCCCGAGTGAAGAGCAGAAAGCGATCATCTTCGAGACCCTGCTGGAGCTCGACCGCTTGCTCGATGGCCTGCCGCCGCTGGTCAAGCGCGTGTTCCTGCTGGCCCAGGTCGACGGCCTGGGCCAGACCGAAATCGCCCGCGAGCTGGGCATTTCACTGGCTACGGTCAAGCGCTACCTGAACAAAGCAGCCCTGCGCTGCTACTTCGCCCTGTGA
- a CDS encoding SirB1 family protein, whose amino-acid sequence MKPRQACLACLEREPVALLEAALWIAVEHDRKVEPAASLATLQNLQGQISACLPMLPLSELAQPLLRQLNALGFQQDEYHPLRPQAALLDKVLLRRRGQPLALAIITLELARRLSIPLEGVAFPGHFLLRVPGADHLLDPCGGRRLYPNDCRELLARQFGPHVPLTAEHLQGASATQMLQRLSRNLRQLHISNDNHLAALIDAERVMQLGPAQASDYMTRATLYQHLDCPQAERFDLEHALLLTDDPVQRLKLSERIGNLPTVNRSIH is encoded by the coding sequence ATGAAGCCACGTCAAGCCTGCCTGGCCTGCCTGGAGCGCGAGCCGGTCGCCCTGCTGGAAGCTGCGTTGTGGATCGCCGTCGAGCATGATCGAAAGGTCGAGCCTGCGGCCAGCCTTGCCACATTGCAAAACCTGCAAGGGCAGATCAGTGCCTGCCTGCCCATGCTGCCGTTATCCGAACTGGCCCAGCCGCTGCTGCGCCAGCTCAACGCACTGGGTTTCCAGCAAGACGAATACCACCCACTGCGCCCGCAAGCGGCGCTGCTGGACAAGGTACTGCTGCGCCGACGCGGCCAACCCCTGGCACTGGCCATCATCACCCTGGAACTGGCCCGGCGCCTGTCCATACCCCTGGAGGGCGTGGCATTCCCTGGACACTTCCTGCTGCGCGTGCCCGGTGCCGATCACCTGCTCGACCCTTGCGGGGGCCGCCGCCTGTACCCCAATGATTGCCGCGAGCTGCTGGCGCGCCAGTTCGGCCCGCATGTGCCGCTGACCGCCGAACACTTGCAAGGTGCCAGCGCCACGCAGATGCTGCAGCGCCTTTCGCGCAACCTGCGCCAATTGCATATCAGCAACGACAATCACCTGGCCGCGCTGATCGATGCCGAACGGGTCATGCAACTGGGCCCGGCGCAGGCCAGTGACTACATGACCCGCGCAACACTGTATCAACACCTGGACTGCCCCCAGGCCGAACGCTTCGACCTGGAGCATGCCCTGCTGCTGACCGACGACCCGGTCCAGCGCCTGAAGCTATCCGAACGTATCGGCAACCTACCGACGGTGAACCGTTCGATTCACTGA